GGGACGGTGCTACTTCTAGGGCAAGGCCACATCGACGGGGCCGCCCCCGAGTCTACGAGAGGGGGCTAGCCCTTTTCCGCGCTGTCCAGTACGGCGGCCGCCGCCTCCACCAGGGCGAGCTCCTGGGTGGTGTCCAGATCGACGTCGAGCCGGTCGTGGGCGACGACCGAGAGCAGCGCCTTCATCGCCGACCCGGCGAGCGCGCCCCACGAGGACACATAGGAGAACTGCCACCACCACAGCGCCTCCTCGACGTCACCCGCCTCGTAGTGGCGCACGCCGACGGCGAGGTCGGCGGCGATGCTGGTGAGGTCGTCGGACAGCAGACCCTCGACGACCTCGGAGTCGTAGGGGTCGAAGACGTAGCTGTAGGTGTCCAGGTCGCCGAGCAGCCGCGCCAGCTGGAGACGCAGCTCGTCGATGTCATCGGGGTCGGGACCGTCGTCGGGCTGGTACTCGTCGCGCGGCGCGAAGTCGCGATGCACTCCCAGCCGGGCGCCGGTGAGCGCGATCTGGCTGATCTGGAGCAGCAGCAGGGACACCGCCTGCCCGCCGCTCGCCTGTGCCGCGACGACCCGTACGCCGTCGAGGAAGGACCGCACCGACGCGGCGATGTCGTCGGCCAGTCGCACGGTCTCCGTCTCGACCGCGATCAGCGCCTCCAGCGCCGCGAGGCCGGGGAGCTGCTCGGTGGTGGTGCTGTCGTCGCTCATGTTCCCGTTCATGTCGCTGTCTGCCTTCCCACGAATGCCCGACCCAGGGTGACCTCGTCGGCGTACTCCAGGTCTCCTCCCACCGGAAGTCCACTGGCCAAACGCGTCACGCGCAACCCCAGGGGGCCGAGCATGCGCGTGAGGTACGTCGCGGTGGCCTCGCCCTCGAGGTTCGGATCGGTGGCCAGGATCACCTCGGTGACGGTGCCGTCGCCGAGCCGGGTGAGCAGCTCGCGGATGTGGAGCTGCTCGGGACCGATGCCGTCGATGGGCGAGATCGCACCGCCCAGGACGTGGTAGCGGCCACGGAACTCGCGGGTCCGCTCGATCGCCACGACGTCCTTGTACTCCTCCACGACGCACAGCACCGCCGGGTCGCGACGCGGGTCACGGCAGATCCGGCACTGGTCGTCCTCGGCGACGTTGAAGCAGACCGAGCAGAACTTGACCTTGTCCTTGACCTCGATCAGGACCTCGGCGAGCCGTCGTACGTCGGCGGGGTCGGCCTGCAGCAGGTGGAACGCGATCCGCTGGGCGCTCTTCGGACCGACCCCGGGCAGCCGCCCGAGCTCGTCGATGAGGTCCTGGACGACGCCTTCGTACAAGAGTGCCGCCCTCGCTCAGAAGCCGAGCTGGCCGGGCACCTGGCCCGGTCCGCCCGGACCGGGGAGACCACCCAGGTCGGGGAGCCCGCCGGCCAGTGGTCCGAGCATCTGCTCGGCGAGCTCGTCGACCTTGGCCCGGGCGTCGCGGAACGCGGCGACGACCAGGTCGCCGAGGTCGGCGAGCGCCTCCGCGTCGGTGCCGTCGATCGCGTCGGGACTGATCGTGACGGCGGTCAGCTCGCCGGCTCCGGTGACCGTCACGGTCACGGCGCCGCCGGCGACGGAGCCGTCGACGGTGGCCTCCGCCAGACGCTGCTGGGCGCCCTGGAGCTGGTCCTGCATCTGCTGGGCCTGCTGGAGCAGGGCACCGAGGTCGAGGCCGCCGGCGCCACCGAGGGCGTCGAAGGGGTTCTGGCTCATGGTGAGGGTCTCTTCTCTGTGGTCCGGGCGGTTGGCTCGAGTGCGGCGGCAGCGGCTCAGTCGCCGCGGGGGATCTCCTCGATCATCTGGGCGCCCAGCTCGCGGGCGAGGAGCTCGGCGCTGGACTCGGCGTCGACCTCACGGTCGTTGAGGTCGACGGCGGCGTCGGGGTCCTCCGGCGGCGCCTCCGCGGCGGCATCGGCCTGCGCCTGGATGTCGGCCACCCGCGAGCGACGCGACACCGGCTCCTCGGGCGGTCCGTCGGCCGGCGGGGGCTCGGTGGCCCACGGCGGCGGGTCGTCCGGGGGCGGTGCGGACGGTCCGGTGGAGGAGGACGGGACGGCGGAGGAGGGCGGCGCGGTGACCTCCGGCCAGCCACCGGACTCGGCCGCCGCCGGGGCCGGGGCGGCCGGGGTGGCCGGGGCGGCCGGGACAGAAGCGGCGGCCTGGGTGGCCGGGGCAGAAGCGGCGGCCGGCTCCGGGGTGCGTGCCCCCGGGTCGGCGGCGGGGTCGACGATCGCCTCGACCCGCACGTCGGCACCGATCTCGTCGATCACTGCCTGCTGGACGATCTCGGCGTGCCCGCCCGACTCGAAGGAGCGGCGCGGGCCGTCGGTCTGGAAGCCGAGGCTGAGCACCTTGCCGTTGAAGCCGACGACCTGGGAGTTCTGGGTGAGGTGGATCCAGGTGACCCGCTTGACCCCCTTGACCCGGTCGATGACGGAGGGCCACAGCCGGCGGACGTCGACCAGGCTCAGGCCGCTGCCGCCGGCGCTGCTCCCGGCACTGCCCCCGGCCTGCTCCGGACCGGCCGCGGCCGGCTCCGCGGCGGCAGCGACCGACACCGACGGCGGGGGCTGCTGCGCGACGGGCTCGGGAACCGGCTCGGGCTCGGGTGCATGGGCCGGCTCGGGCGTCGCCTCGACCACCGGCGTGGGCGCCGGAGCCGGAGTGGGCGGCGGCGTGGGTGCCGGGGCGGGAGCCGGGGCGGGAGCCGGGTCCTCGACCCGCTCCGGCGCCGCCCGCTCGGCCCGCGACGGCACCGGCCGGTCCTGGGCCGGGACGACGGCCGGAGCGGCTGCGGGTGCGGACTCCGCGGACGTCGTACCGCTGATCGAGGCGCGGCGCTCGAGCCGGTCGAGGCGGGCGAGCACGCCCTCGGTGGTGTGGTCGGCGGCGGGGAGCAGGATCCGGGCGCAGATCAGCTCGAGCAGCAGCCGGGGCGCGGTGGCGCCGCGCATGTCGGTGAGACCGGCCGCGACCAGGTCGGCGGCGCGGGTCAGCTCAGCCCGGCCGAAGGCGGCGGCCTGCGCGACGAGGCGGTCGGCCTGGTCGCCGGAGAGGTCGAGCAGACCGGAGGCCGCAGCGTCGGGGACGGCGGAGATGATGACGAGGTCGCGCAGCCGGCGGAGCAGGTCCTCGGTGAACCGGCGGGGATCCTGCCCGGTCTCGATCACCTTGTCGACCACACCGAAGACCGCCGAGCCGTCGCCGGCGGCGAAGGCGGACACGACGTCGTCGAGCAGCGTGTCGGGGGTGTAGCCGAGCAGGCCGCTCGCCAGGTCGTAGGTCACGCCCTGCGGGCCCGCCCCGCCGAGCAGCTGGTCGAGCACCGAGAGCGTGTCGCGGGCCGAGCCCGCGCCGGCCCGCACGACGAGCGGCAGCGCCGCCGGCTCGATGGAGACACCCTCGCGCTCGCACAGCTCGGTGAGGTACGACGTCAGCAGCCGCGGCGGGATCAGCCGGAACGGGTAGTGATGGGTGCGCGAGCGGATGGTCGGGATGACCTTCTCCGGCTCGGTCGTGGCGAAGATGAACCGCAGATGGGGCGGCGGCTCCTCGACCAGCTTGAGCAGGGCGTTGAAGCCCTGCGTGGTGACCATGTGGGCCTCGTCGATGATGTAGACCTTGTAGCGGCTCTTCACCGGCGCGAAGAAGGCCTTCTCGCGCAGGTCGCGGGCGTCGTCGACGCCGCCGTGGGAGGCGGCGTCGATCTCGATCACGTCGATCGAGCCCGGCCCGTTGCGCGCCAGGTCGCGGCAGCTCTCGCACTCCCCACACGGATCGGAGATCGGCGCCTTCTCGCAGTTGAGCGCGCGGGCGAGGATCCGCGCACTCGTCGTCTTGCCGCAGCCGCGGGGACCGGAGAAGAGGTAGGCATGGTTGACCCGGTTGCCGGCCAGCGCGGCCCGCAGCGGCTCGGTGACGTGCTCCTGCCCGATGACCTCGGCGAAGGTCTCGGGCCGGTAGCGGCGATAGAGCGCGAGCGGGGAGTCCACGGGAGCCACCCTAGTCGCTGGCCCCGACACGTCCGGGGGCCGTGGCGCCGTCCCCTGCGGCGCGGCCCGACCCCTATCGTGAGGCGCGAGCCACAGGGAGGACGAGCATCATGACGACGATGGACCGGGACGAGGCGAGGGCGTTCCAGAAGCGGATGGTCCGGGTGCGCGAGGACGCTGCCCTGGGCCTGCTCCTCGGCATCGGCGACGAGCTCGGGCTGCTCGACGTGCTGGCCCGCACGGGGCCCGCGGACACCGCCACCCTGGCCACGGCGGCGGGGGTCGACGAGCGGTACCTGCGGGAGTGGCTGGACGGGATCGTGGCCGGGGACGTCGCGACGTACGACGCCGCGACCGGCCACTACGCGCTGTCCCGCGAACGCGCCGCCTGCCTGACCCCCGCCGACGGACCGGTGAACCTCGCCCGCAGCATGAAGATGCTCACCATGCTCGCCGGCGTGGAGCCCGAGCTGCGCGAGCGGTTCCGGCACGGCGGCGGGCTCGGCTACGACCGCTTCCCCCGGTTCCACGAGCTGATGGCCGCCGACGCCGCCGCCGTCCACGATGCCGGCCTGCTCGACGTCGTGGTGCCGACCGTCCCCGGCCTCCACGAGCGGCTGACCGAGGGCGCCGCGCTCGCTGACATCGGCTGCGGCTCCGGCCATGCCGTCAACCTGCTCGCCCGGGCCTACCCCGCGAGCCGGTTCGTCGGCTACGACCTCGGTGCCGAGGCGATCGCGGCGGCGCGCGCGGAGGCCGCCGCGTGGGGACTCACCAACGCGGCCTTCGAGGTCCGCGACGTCGCCGAGCTGGGTGAGGCTGCGGCGTACGACGTCGTGACGGCCTTCGACGCGATCCACGACCAGGCGTTCCCCGACCGGGTGCTCGCCGGCATCGCGGCGGCGCTCCGCCCGGGCGGAACCTTCCTGATGGTCGACATCAAGGCCGAGACGGGTGTCGAGAACAACCTGGGCCTGCCGTGGGTGACCTACCTCTACACGATCAGCCTGATGCACTGCATGACCGTGTCGCTCGCCCACGGCGGCGCCGGGCTCGGCACCGTGTGGGGCCGGCAGACCGCGATCCGGATGCTCGAGGAGGCGGGCCTGGTCGAGGTGGAGGCCCGCGAGGTCCGGAGCGACCCGTTCAACTACTTCTACCTCGCGCGCAAGCCGTAAGCCGGGCGGGACGAACCGGGAACGAACCGGGCGGAACGAAGAGGCCCCCCACGTACCCGATAGAGCTCACTTACCCTTGCTGCCTTCCGGCCCTGGGGGAGTTGGGTGAGATACCGCCACGTGGGGGGTTGCGGGCCACTTTAGAGGATGGGGTGCGCCCGATTCACATCGACCGCGGCATCGGGACGGGGGCGAGCTCAGCGCAGCAGGTCGAGCACGGTCAGCAGGACCGGCGTGACCATCACGACCAGGAGCACCCAGGCGACCATCCGATGGGAGCGCTTCGCACTGTCCAGGGAGCCCGCGAACTCGAGCAGGG
This region of Nocardioides sp. L-11A genomic DNA includes:
- a CDS encoding DUF5063 domain-containing protein, with protein sequence MSDDSTTTEQLPGLAALEALIAVETETVRLADDIAASVRSFLDGVRVVAAQASGGQAVSLLLLQISQIALTGARLGVHRDFAPRDEYQPDDGPDPDDIDELRLQLARLLGDLDTYSYVFDPYDSEVVEGLLSDDLTSIAADLAVGVRHYEAGDVEEALWWWQFSYVSSWGALAGSAMKALLSVVAHDRLDVDLDTTQELALVEAAAAVLDSAEKG
- the recR gene encoding recombination mediator RecR; the encoded protein is MYEGVVQDLIDELGRLPGVGPKSAQRIAFHLLQADPADVRRLAEVLIEVKDKVKFCSVCFNVAEDDQCRICRDPRRDPAVLCVVEEYKDVVAIERTREFRGRYHVLGGAISPIDGIGPEQLHIRELLTRLGDGTVTEVILATDPNLEGEATATYLTRMLGPLGLRVTRLASGLPVGGDLEYADEVTLGRAFVGRQTAT
- a CDS encoding YbaB/EbfC family nucleoid-associated protein — protein: MSQNPFDALGGAGGLDLGALLQQAQQMQDQLQGAQQRLAEATVDGSVAGGAVTVTVTGAGELTAVTISPDAIDGTDAEALADLGDLVVAAFRDARAKVDELAEQMLGPLAGGLPDLGGLPGPGGPGQVPGQLGF
- a CDS encoding DNA polymerase III subunit gamma and tau, which produces MDSPLALYRRYRPETFAEVIGQEHVTEPLRAALAGNRVNHAYLFSGPRGCGKTTSARILARALNCEKAPISDPCGECESCRDLARNGPGSIDVIEIDAASHGGVDDARDLREKAFFAPVKSRYKVYIIDEAHMVTTQGFNALLKLVEEPPPHLRFIFATTEPEKVIPTIRSRTHHYPFRLIPPRLLTSYLTELCEREGVSIEPAALPLVVRAGAGSARDTLSVLDQLLGGAGPQGVTYDLASGLLGYTPDTLLDDVVSAFAAGDGSAVFGVVDKVIETGQDPRRFTEDLLRRLRDLVIISAVPDAAASGLLDLSGDQADRLVAQAAAFGRAELTRAADLVAAGLTDMRGATAPRLLLELICARILLPAADHTTEGVLARLDRLERRASISGTTSAESAPAAAPAVVPAQDRPVPSRAERAAPERVEDPAPAPAPAPAPTPPPTPAPAPTPVVEATPEPAHAPEPEPVPEPVAQQPPPSVSVAAAAEPAAAGPEQAGGSAGSSAGGSGLSLVDVRRLWPSVIDRVKGVKRVTWIHLTQNSQVVGFNGKVLSLGFQTDGPRRSFESGGHAEIVQQAVIDEIGADVRVEAIVDPAADPGARTPEPAAASAPATQAAASVPAAPATPAAPAPAAAESGGWPEVTAPPSSAVPSSSTGPSAPPPDDPPPWATEPPPADGPPEEPVSRRSRVADIQAQADAAAEAPPEDPDAAVDLNDREVDAESSAELLARELGAQMIEEIPRGD
- a CDS encoding methyltransferase domain-containing protein, whose translation is MTTMDRDEARAFQKRMVRVREDAALGLLLGIGDELGLLDVLARTGPADTATLATAAGVDERYLREWLDGIVAGDVATYDAATGHYALSRERAACLTPADGPVNLARSMKMLTMLAGVEPELRERFRHGGGLGYDRFPRFHELMAADAAAVHDAGLLDVVVPTVPGLHERLTEGAALADIGCGSGHAVNLLARAYPASRFVGYDLGAEAIAAARAEAAAWGLTNAAFEVRDVAELGEAAAYDVVTAFDAIHDQAFPDRVLAGIAAALRPGGTFLMVDIKAETGVENNLGLPWVTYLYTISLMHCMTVSLAHGGAGLGTVWGRQTAIRMLEEAGLVEVEAREVRSDPFNYFYLARKP